A DNA window from Oncorhynchus tshawytscha isolate Ot180627B linkage group LG13, Otsh_v2.0, whole genome shotgun sequence contains the following coding sequences:
- the LOC112264684 gene encoding protein rapunzel — protein MADAGQIRKTAVKVLGCVEKVSSFASSINPLFGIVSSLVGVVRIGLVGDEAHALDKDFQVVHGKLESISAKNRQCLRQIRVDEVNETFGKYEEYIKHQYAAFSSMVALVRKDPEGARRHMANFEWVYERDKSDLSLDVYYRGVMGTGSVFGRPLLKVYLEYCNGDRRVMEHWCSQVGHLFHIGLIALMAYTAVTEDDEDEVREKWTKRVEDIQAKMQEVLSQCKE, from the coding sequence ATGGCTGATGCCGGGCAAATCAGAAAGACAGCGGTCAAGGTGCTGGGCTGCGTGGAGAAAGTATCCTCTTTCGCCTCGTCCATCAACCCCCTCTTCGGCATCGTCTCCTCCCTGGTGGGGGTGGTGCGCATAGGCCTGGTGGGCGATGAGGCGCACGCCCTGGACAAGGACTTCCAGGTGGTGCACGGCAAGCTGGAGAGCATCTCTGCGAAGAACCGCCAGTGCCTGCGGCAGATTCGTGTGGACGAGGTCAATGAGACATTTGGTAAGTACGAGGAGTACATCAAGCACCAGTACGCCGCCTTCAGCTCCATGGTGGCGTTGGTGAGGAAGGACCCAGAGGGAGCGCGGCGCCATATGGCCAACTTTGAGTGGGTCTATGAGAGGGACAAGAGCGACCTGAGCCTGGACGTGTACTACCGGGGAGTAATGGGCACCGGGTCGGTGTTCGGAAGGCCCCTGCTGAAGGTGTACCTGGAGTACTGCAACGGAGACCGCAGGGTCATGGAGCACTGGTGCTCCCAGGTGGGACACCTGTTCCACATCGGCCTGATCGCCCTCATGGCCTACACAGCGGTGACAGAGGACGACGAGGACGAGGTGCGAGAGAAGTGGACCAAGCGTGTGGAGGACATCCAAGCCAAGATGCAGGAGGTTTTGAGTCAGTGCAAAGAGTAG
- the LOC112264686 gene encoding krev interaction trapped protein 1 codes for MGNQDNLEDVFVAVIRPKNQVSLSSKEYRAKAYEILLIEVPLEGKEKKRKKVLLATKIQASGDTARSILDYVDEMTKPISNNQGFIGKRVVHMRKFPLDVDKEGKEVSLFIVPVNVKDNSKPIYSPGSPSFYCLQDIIRVCSETSAHFSPITSKMLLALDKWLAEQHTMPHAVPALFRPTPADRVKTNVSNPAYIREGKPSDGGLHMGYTALEIKSKMLSLEKADMCIQNPLYGSDLQYTNRVDKVIINPYFGLGAPDYSKIQIPKREKWQHGSNSVTEDKERQWVDDFPLHRSACEGDTELLTKLLESGFSVKQLDSDHWAPIHYACWYGKVEATKLLLEKGNCNPNLLNGQLSSPLHFAAGGGHSQIVQLLLQHPEIDRHIEDQQKRSPMQICEENKQNEWEETVKLLQQANNKPYEKVRIYRMDGSYRSVELKHGNNTSVQQIMEGMRLSKDTQQYFTIWICSENLNLQLKPYHKPLQHLRIWTEIVTDLTVLDPQRENPQLFLRRDVRLPLDIEKKIEDPLSILILFDEARHCLLKGFFPSPDSKLITLASLLLQIIYGNYESKKHKQGFLNEENLKSIVPISKVKSKAHHWTNRILHEYKNLSMSEGVSKEMHHLQRLFLQNCWDIPTYGAAFFTGQVFTKASSSNHKVIRVFVGVNTKGLHLMNMETKVLLISLEYGSFMWQLGHADQYFQIHSLENKMNFIVHTKQAGLIVKLLMKLSGQMTPNDRSLTDKYAYG; via the exons ATGGGCAACCAAGACAACTTGGAAGATGTGTTTGTTGCTGTCATTCGTCCAAAGAATCAAGTCAGTCTGAGCTCTAAGGAATATCGGGCTAAAGCCTATGAG ATCCTGTTGATAGAAGTTCCTTTGGAAGGAAAAGAGAAGAAACGGAAGAAAGTCTTACTGGCGACCAAAATCCAAGCGAGTGGGGACACAGCCAGATCCATTTTGGATTATGTAGACGAAATGACGAAACCCATATCTAACAACCAGGGTTTTATTG GAAAGCGTGTGGTGCACATGAGGAAATTTCCTCTCGATGTTGACAAAGAAGGGAAAGAGGTCTCCCTCTTTATTGTGCCAGTCAATGTCAAAG ATAACAGCAAGCCTATCTACAGCCCTGGTAGCCCCAGTTTTTACTGCCTGCAGGATATCATACGTGTGTGTAGCGAGACCAGTGCTCACTTCTCCCCTATCACCTCAAAGATGCTCCTGGCCTTGGACAA GTGGCTGGCAGAGCAGCACACCATGCCTCACGCCGTTCCAGCTCTGTTCCGGCCCACGCCGGCGGACCGAGTCAAGACCAACGTGAGTAACCCTGCCTACATCAGAGAGGGCAAACCCAGTGACGGGGGTTTGCACATGGGGTACACTGCCTTGGAGATCAAGAGCAAGATGCTGTCACTGGAGAAGGCTGACATGTGCATTCAGAACCCTCTCTACGGCTCAGACCTGCAGTATACCAACCGG GTGGACAAAGTTATCATCAACCCTTACTTTGGCCTTGGTGCTCCGGATTACTCTAAAATCCAGATCCCTAAGAGAGAAAAGTGGCAGCACGGCTCTAACAGTGTGACAGAGGACAA GGAGCGTCAGTGGGTGGATGACTTTCCCCTCCACCGCAGTGCCTGTGAAGGCGACACAGAGCTGCTCACCAAGCTCCTGGAAAGTGGCTTCTCAGTCAAACAGCTGGACAGCGACCACTGGGCCCCCATCCATTACGCCTGCTG GTATGGTAAAGTGGAGGCGACCAAGCTACTGCTGGAGAAGGGAAACTGTAATCCCAACCTGCTGAATGGCCAGCTGAGCTCCCCGCTGCACTTTGCTGCTGGAGGGGGCCACTCACAGATAGTACAGCTTCTGCTCCAGCATCCTGAGATAGACCGG CACATAGAGGATCAGCAAAAGAGATCACCCATGCAAATCTGTGAAGAGAACAAGCAGAACGAATGGGAGGAGACAGTGAAACTCCTACAGCAAGCCAATAACAAACCA TACGAGAAGGTGCGCATCTACCGCATGGATGGCTCGTACCGCTCGGTGGAGCTGAAGCACGGCAACAACACATCAGTGCAGCAGATCATGGAGGGCATGCGGCTCTCCAAGGACACCCAGCAGTACTTCACCATCTGGATTTGCTCCGAGAATCTCA aCCTGCAGCTGAAGCCCTACCACAAGCCACTGCAGCACCTGCGTATCTGGACCGAGATCGTCACTGACCTCACTGTCCTGGACCCCCAGAGGGAGAACCCACAGCTCTTCCTCCGTAGAGATGTCCGTCTGCCCCTCGACATTGAGAAAAAG ATTGAGGACCCCCTGTCCATCCTGATCCTGTTTGACGAGGCCAGACACTGCCTCCTCAAGGGCTTCTTCCCCTCCCCAGACAGCAAGCTGATCACCCTGGCCAGCCTTCTGCTGCAGATCATCTATGGAAACTATGAGAGCAAGAAGCACAAGCAGGGTTTCCTTAA TGAGGAAAACCTGAAATCTATTGTCCCGATATCCAAGGTGAAAAGCAAAGCGCATCATTGGACAAACAGGATTCTTCATGAGTATAAG AACCTCAGTATGAGTGAGGGTGTGAGCAAAGAGATGCACCACCTCCAGAGGCTCTTCCTGCAGAACTGCTGGGACATCCCAACATATGGTGCTGCCTTCTTCACGGGCCAGGTCTTCACCAAGGCTAGCTCCAGCAACCACAAAGTCATCCGCGTCTTCGTGGGTGTCAACACCAAGGGCCTGCACCTCATGAACATGGAGACCAAG GTCCTTCTTATCAGTCTGGAGTATGGCTCTTTCATGTGGCAGCTCGGGCACGCTGATCAGTACTTCCAGATTCACAGTCTGGAAAACAAGATGAACTTCATTGTGCACACCAAACAG GCTGGCCTTATTGTTAAACTGTTAATGAAGTTGAGTGGACAAATGACTCCAAATGACAGAAGTTTAACAGACAAGTATGCATATGGTTGA
- the LOC112264688 gene encoding lanosterol 14-alpha demethylase yields the protein MAMHLYQVSSMLLENTVGKISDNVTSVVLAVFVITLTLGYISKLVLKQSQSSSDEDKKYPPYIPSSIPFLGHAIAFGKSPIEFLEDAYEKYGPVVSFTMVGKTFTYLLGSEAATLMFNSKNEDLNAEDVYSRLTTPVFGKGVAYDVPNHIFLEQKKMFKTGLNIAHFKQHVEIIEEETKEYFSRWGDSGEENLFEALSELIILTASACLHGKEIRSMLDEKVAQLYADLDGGFSHAAWLLPGWLPLPSFRRRDRAHREIKNIFYKVTQKRRSSGEKVDDMLQTLIDATYKDGRPLNDDEIAGMLIGLLLAGQHTSSTTSSWLGFFLGKDKALQDRCYAEQKTACGEDLPPLNFDQLKDLTLLDRCLKETLRLRPPIMTMMRMARSPQTAAGYTIPAGHQVCVSPTVNHRLQDTWTERMEFRPDRYLNDNPAAVEKFAYVPFGAGRHRCIGENFAYVQIKTIWSTMLRLFEFDLVDGYFPTINYTTMIHTPHNPVIRYKRRQH from the exons ATGGCTATGCATTTATATCAAGTTAGTAGTATGCTACTAGAAAATACCGTCGGGAAAATTAGTGACAACGTGACATCGGTGGTTCTTGCAGTGTTTGTGATCACCCTAACTTTGGGATATATTTCTAAACTGGTGCTCAAACAGTCACAATCTTCTTCCGACGAAGACAAG AAATACCCACCATACATACCTTCTAGCATTCCATTTCTGGGTCATGCCATAGCATTCGGGAAAAGTCCCATTGAATTTCTGGAGGATGCATATGAAAAG TATGGGCCCGTTGTCAGCTTTACCATGGTGGGAAAAACCTTTACCTACCTTCTGGGTAGTGAGGCTGCCACACTGATGTTCAACAGCAAGAACGAAGATCTCAATGCAGAGGATGTCTATTCTCGATTGACCACACCAGTTTTTGGCAAAGGGGTTGCATACGATGTACCTAACCAT ATTTTCCTGGAACAGAAGAAGATGTTTAAGACAGGACTGAACATTGCCCATTTCAAACAGCACGTTGAAATCATCGAGGAGGAAACTAAAGAGTACTTTTCAAGATGGGGAGACAGCGGGGAAGAAA acctGTTTGAGGCCCTGTCGGAGCTGATCATCCTGACGGCCAGTGCCTGTCTGCATGGGAAGGAGATCCGCAGCATGTTGGATGAGAAGGTGGCCCAGCTCTACGCAGACCTGGACGGGGGCTTCAGCCATGCTGCCTGGCTGCTGCCCGGCTGGCTGCCGCTGCCTAGTTTCAG ACGAAGGGACAGAGCACACAGGGAGATCAAGAACATCTTCTACAAAGTCACCCAGAAACGCAGAAGCTCTGGAGAGAAAGTGGACGACATGCTGCAGACCCTCATAGATGCCACCTACAA GGATGGTCGGCCCCTGAATGATGATGAGATAGCAGGCATGCTGATTGGTCTACTCCTGGCTGGACAGCACACATCCTCTACCACTAGTTCCTGGTTGGGCTTCTTTCTGGGCAAAGATAAGGCCCTACAGGACCGCTGCTACGCTGAACAGAAAACAGCATGCGGAGAAGACCTGCCCCCACTCAACTTTGACCAG CTGAAGGACCTGACTTTGTTGGACCGCTGTTTGAAAGAGACCCTCCGACTACGTCCACCCATCATGACCATGATGAGAATGGCACGCTCTCCTCAG ACTGCAGCAGGCTACACCATCCCAGCCGGCCACCAGGTGTGCGTGTCCCCGACGGTCAACCACCGTCTGCAGGACACCTGGACAGAGAGGATGGAGTTCAGGCCTGACCGCTACCTCAATGATAACCCTGCCGCAGTTGAGAAATTTGCCTATGTGCCCTTTGGAGCCG GCCGTCACCGCTGCATTGGGGAGAACTTTGCCTACGTTCAGATCAAGACCATCTGGTCTACCATGCTGCGCCTTTTCGAATTTGACCTGGTCGATGGCTACTTCCCCACAATCAACTACACAACCATGATCCACACCCCACACAACCCCGTCATCAGATACAAGAGGAGGCAACACTAA